CCATGCCTTAAATGTGGGAGGTTGTTTATATTTTCCAGGTTGGAATCCCCAACGAAAATAACTTTTTTATATTCCCGACCTGCTGCCGCATAATGCTTCAAGGAAAAAATAAATAAATATCCCTCTCCCCCGCGTCTTGCTTAGCCACCCTGCTACGCGCTACACCGCCATGGGGGTCGCGCCAGGTGGTGCGTTATTGAGACATGGCCTGAGACATTTTTGTCATTTTTTATCGGGTTAAACGATGACAACGGACAAATAATTAGTGCCAGGTATTGAAGGCTGATTGATGGTCTTTTTGGGGTGATTGAAGCAATAAAAAAACCCCTGCCGTTGCAGGGGCTTTGATGAGTAGACTCAGAAATGAGTAGGCTGCATCAGGAGCGATCAGCAGTTTCAGGAGCGATAATCGTCGTAGGCTGCATTGAGCGTTCAATCAGTTGGGGTTAAGGCTCCACTACTTCGCCTCAGGCAAATCATCAAAGGCAGTTGCCTTGGGTTGATCCCACCAGCCACGGGGGTTGTAAAGGCTCCACTTCGACCTCTCCACCAGCCACGCCTTCCAGTTCCTCATCTGAAAGTTCTGATTGAGCGTTCTTCAAGTCATCAGCAGAAATACTAAACCCTGCTTCTTTTGCAATCGCAGATACAGCATCAGCATCAGCAGCTGCTTTGAGCCTCTCCTGAAGGCTGGTGTCGACTTGGACCTTTTCTAGGAAGGCTTTGAGTTGCTCTTCTGACATGAGTGGCAGGTCTGTTCAGCAGTCATAGCAACGGTCTGCTGCAGTGTCTTTAGCTGATGCTTAAAGCGCTCAATCGTGTCAGCTATGGCGACGATAGTCGTCACCTA
Above is a window of Synechococcus sp. BIOS-E4-1 DNA encoding:
- a CDS encoding Nif11-like leader peptide family natural product precursor; amino-acid sequence: MSEEQLKAFLEKVQVDTSLQERLKAAADADAVSAIAKEAGFSISADDLKNAQSELSDEELEGVAGGEVEVEPLQPPWLVGSTQGNCL